A single window of Leishmania panamensis strain MHOM/PA/94/PSC-1 chromosome 35 sequence DNA harbors:
- a CDS encoding ribosomal protein L1-like protein (TriTrypDB/GeneDB-style sysID: LpmP.35.7120), with protein sequence MSFLVRTEEAVKALVSFIASDAAVQTSSHDVADLFAPARESNSVPIDVQIAFLAAPPAHRVPLYFVVPHETVSGTLCLITPPPQRKYKDLVYGLSEDGDAVAKRVRRVVDSKKLAAKVGDPVAVRAFAKSYDHFIVYGLTKYPRQLTGEFLEHRKVPAWVNRKGKFAEKLRKAVHTVVVTRRGDNQVTCRVGHTGLSAQAIVENIVTFLDRFVKHADAAPLKNILHIRVAATSTNGKRVGLPIFGHVFQFQPVAESEEAPQKRSRVEA encoded by the coding sequence ATGAGTTTCCTCGTTCGAACGGAGGAAGCTGTAAAGGCGCTTGTTTCCTTTATTGCTTCAGATGCCGCCGTCCAGACGTCAAGCCACGACGTCGCTGATCTTTTTGCGCCGGCGCGAGAAAGCAACAGCGTACCTATCGACGTTCAAATCGCCTTtctcgctgcgccaccggcgcATCGCGTTCCACTGTACTTCGTGGTGCCGCACGAAACTGTCAGCGGAACTCTGTGCTTAATTACACCCCCACCGCAGCGGAAGTACAAGGACTTAGTTTACGGTCTCAGCGAGGATGGTGATGCCGTTGCTAAGCGTGTGAGACGCGTTGTTGATAGTAAGAAGCTTGCTGCTAAGGTGGGAGACCCTGTGGCGGTGCGTGCCTTCGCCAAGAGCTACGACCATTTCATTGTGTACGGGCTCACCAAATACCCGCGGCAGCTTACTGGAGAGTTTCTCGAACATCGAAAAGTTCCTGCATGGGTAAACCGCAAAGGCAAATTTGCGGAAAAGTTGCGAAAGGCTGTACACACTGTCGTGGTGACGCGCCGTGGCGACAACCAGGTAACGTGCCGCGTGGGACACACCGGACTCTCAGCCCAGGCGATTGTCGAGAACATTGTAACCTTCTTGGACAGGTTTGTTAAGCACGCCGATGCAGCGCCTCTGAAGAATATTCTCCACATCCGCGTTGCGGCCACAAGTACAAACGGTAAGCGAGTAGGCTTGCCTATCTTCGGACATGTTTTTCAGTTTCAGCCGGTGGCAGAgtcggaggaggcgccgcagAAGCGTAGCAGAGTGGAGGCCTGA
- a CDS encoding RNA editing comple protein MP63 (TriTrypDB/GeneDB-style sysID: LpmP.35.7130), which translates to MQRRVGVLTAAAACRCALRRLRLVWARPVHESGALASVNGASNAVLVEAVRSQSTIPDRRFHCSVCKKSFRLEMAAKLHLQQVHNSEGTVEAGAGPGQGEKEAQQTPVGVFRNAPPQAPTVVSPIVPDTHERSARRAKPAPKPLHQAEREVPGLVMEKMLSVWDDTGLKRMGNQFIHSTMVMRVFAARPSDCGEPLYGAVIAEGENPFEGCQYATDKAGPIMANDEKANFYHITESDAFAMASDESLGPLRPSRCPNPFLRKATKDIPRTATRMEFAEQQTAPVTPFGQLPMFGQTPPPATAPMPSAAEQPSTKDNTVVSSPFAAGASDSPFAGTTNVLSVGQGHSPFGSVEVPADVAAVEPGNAAPSVTSSSIPTSPFAAAADAIPPSPFAAAPSPFTTSSFAAASYAAVEAVAVTSSAFVSDGASSVSFSACPASASAKEAPTSTHVCTICNKSFFMHDGLRMHSKAKHGKELPKASRKEKREVPDLPAFIPSPVDLTMTSPFGSSAQRSVWTEVELTPYAQSVSNITVAGRVLDVEVSNEGALLLSLYVSDSAEKEAEVIPVRCTSDALRTLGKTLEQGDHIFACGSLRILPFTDKKTQKTYSSAVVHVTFPTGIIAKLS; encoded by the coding sequence ATGCAGAGGCGAGTCGGTGTCCtaactgctgctgctgcgtgccgctgcgctctgCGCCGACTGCGCCTCGTATGGGCTCGCCCCGTACACGAATCGGGCGCTCTGGCCTCCGTGAACGGCGCCTCAAATGCCGTTCTGGTGGAAGCTGTGCGGAGTCAGAGTACCATCCCCGACCGGCGCTTTCACTGTAGCGTTTGCAAGAAGTCTTTTCGCTTGGAGATGGCGGCAAAACTGCACCTTCAACAGGTGCACAACAGCGAGGGCACCGTGGAGGCAGGCGCTGGTCCCgggcagggagagaaggaagcgcAGCAGACCCCGGTAGGTGTGTTTCGTAACGCCCCTCCGCAGGCGCCGACTGTCGTCTCGCCAATCGTGCCCGATACTCACGAGCGCTCTGCGCGCCGTGCGAAGCCGGCCCCAAAACCACTCCACCAGGCCGAGCGGGAGGTGCCAGGTCTCGTGATGGAGAAGATGCTCTCGGTATGGGATGACACGGGCCTGAAGCGAATGGGTAATCAGTTTATTCACAGTACGATGGTAatgcgtgtgtttgctgcTCGCCCGTCTGACTGCGGCGAGCCGTTGTACGGAGCCGTGATTGCAGAAGGTGAGAACCCGTTTGAGGGTTGCCAATATGCCACTGACAAGGCAGGCCCTATCATGGCGAATGACGAGAAAGCCAATTTTTATCACATTACTGAAAGCGACGCTTTTGCAATGGCGTCTGATGAGTCTCTCGGTCCATTGCGCCCCTCTCGGTGCCCGAACCCGTTTCTTCGAAAAGCAACAAAGGACATTCCGAGAACTGCCACGAGGATGGAGTTCGCAGAGCAGCAAACAGCCCCGGTAACGCCATTCGGCCAGCTCCCCATGTTTGGACAGACTCCGCCACCTGCTACGGCACCCAtgcccagcgccgccgagcaACCGTCAACGAAGGACAACACTGtcgtttcttctcccttcgccgccggcgccagtGACTCACCGTTTGCGGGGACGACAAACGTTCTGTCTGTCGGACAAGGGCACTCTCCGTTTGGCTCGGTCGAGGTCCCTGCAGATGTGGCCGCTGTCGAGCCTGGGAATGCAGCACCCTCTGTGACTTCCTCTTCCATACCGACGTCGCCGttcgcggctgctgctgatgcgatCCCTCCGTCTCCATTTGCTGCAGCTCCGAGCCCCTTCACCACCAGCTCTTTTGCAGCCGCCTCGTatgcagcagtggaggcagTCGCGGTCACAAGCAGCGCTTTTGTTTCTGACGGCGCATCCTctgtctccttctccgcgtGTCCCGCCAGCGCATCGGCTAAGGAGGCGCCCACCTCGACGCATGTGTGCACCATCTGCAATAAGAGCTTTTTTATGCATGATGGGCTTCGAATGCACAGCAAGGCCAAGCATGGGAAGGAGCTCCCGAAGGCGTCACGGAAGGAGAAGCGCGAAGTGCCGGATTTACCAGCCTTCATCCCCAGCCCGGTGGATCTCACGATGACATCCCCCTTCGGCTCGTCTGCACAGCGATCGGTGTGGACGGAAGTGGAACTCACACCCTATGCACAGTCCGTGAGTAACATTACTGTGGCAGGTCGCGTACTGGATGTCGAAGTATCGAATGAAGGGGCGTTGCTCTTGTCCCTTTATGTCTCCGATTCGGCCGAAAAGGAGGCTGAAGTGATTCCTGTTCGCTGTACCTCAGATGCCTTGAGAACCTTGGGCAAAACGCTCGAGCAAGGCGACCACATATTCGCGTGTGGCTCGTTGCGCATTTTGCCCTTCACTGATAAGAAAACGCAAAAGACGTATTCCTCCGCCGTCGTGCACGTTACTTTTCCGACGGGAATTATTGCCAAGCTGAGCTGA
- a CDS encoding hypothetical protein (TriTrypDB/GeneDB-style sysID: LpmP.35.7140): MRLSKLLLQGSAPASLIGDLSIHACVGVIQSPSRGMLQGEPEWSCKLLLTECGSPAQWPPALRTVATQQVFRLRCRGAAMAGYCFANLKEGELVHVVSKLVHKPRYITVHGTYFTATELLVTDSLGSIVSVAQLV; this comes from the coding sequence ATGCGGTTGtcaaagctgctgctgcaaggcAGTGCTCCGGCTTCGTTGATCGGTGACTTGTCCATTCATGCGTGTGTCGGCGTTATTCAAAGCCCCAGTCGCGGTATGCTCCAAGGAGAGCCGGAGTGGTCGTGCAAGCTGCTCTTGACGGAGTGTGGTAGCCCTGCACAGTGGCCCCCAGCCCTCCGTACAGTAGCGACGCAGCAGGTTTTTCGCCTGCGATGCCGAGGAGCAGCCATGGCAGGATACTGTTTCGCAAATCTGAAGGAAGGGGAACTCGTTCACGTGGTATCAAAGCTCGTTCACAAGCCTAGGTACATAACTGTTCATGGCACCTACTTCACTGCCACAGAGTTGCTAGTGACGGACTCACTAGGCTCGATTGTATCGGTTGCTCAGCTGGTTTAA
- the PDI-2 gene encoding protein disulfide isomerase (TriTrypDB/GeneDB-style sysID: LpmP.35.7150): MKLLYVVFFVCTLLLCLTSAEVQVATQDNFDNVVSGDLTLVKFYAPWCGHCKTLAPEFVKAAEMLTGIATLAEVDCTTEKALAEKYEVKGFPTLYVFRNGVKVKAYDGPRTADGIASYMKSHVGPSMKVVAKAEELEDLMKENFPLCVVKTANADSEMASMMTKLADSLRSEMNFALVTDTAISPADAMESVTVYRKGKEREAYDSASPMTDASMKNFLATAVLDFFGELGQMSFQKYMEANKEKPLGWVFIDKNTDPTLKKSLEAVAEKYRSQVLMTYIDGDQYRPVSRQLGIPEGAEFPAFVVDHDRRHHVMPVDIPVTVESITEFIEKYIKGETKQTLMSDEVPTTETVNGLTTVVGQTISKYTDGKQNVMLLFYAPWCGHCQKLHPDYEKMAKNLQSENVMIAKMDATTNDFDREKFQVSGFPTIYFIPAGKPPMVYEGGRSAKEMEEFVKSHMTTSSGSSDEGDL, encoded by the coding sequence ATGAAGCTCTTATACGTTGTGTTCTTCGTGTgcacccttctcctctgcctcacatccgcagaggtgcaggtggCCACCCAAGATAACTTTGACAACGTCGTTAGCGGCGATCTGACGTTGGTCAAGTTTTACGCTCCGTGGTGCGGTCACTGCAAGACACTGGCCCCGGAGTTTGTAAAGGCCGCCGAGATGCTGACCGGAATCGCGACGCTGGCGGAGGTCGACTGCACCACGGAGAAGGCCCTTGCCGAGAAGTACGAAGTCAAGGGGTTCCCCACACTGTACGTCTTCCGTAACGGCGTGAAAGTGAAGGCCTACGATGGTCCCCGTACTGCTGACGGCATTGCGTCGTACATGAAGTCGCATGTTGGTCCCTCGATGAAGGTAGTCGCAAAGGCTGAGGAGCTCGAGGACCTCATGAAGGAGAacttccctctctgcgtaGTGAAGACAGCGAATGCCGATTCAGAGATGGCGTCGATGATGACCAAGCTGGCTGACTCTCTCCGCTCTGAAATGAACTTTGCGCTCGTGACGGATACTGCCATTTCTCCTGCGGATGCAATGGAGTCTGTCACGGTGTACCGCAAGGGTAAGGAGCGCGAGGCGTACGATAGCGCCTCGCCGATGACGGACGCTTCAATGAAGAACTTTCTCGCAACTGCGGTGTTGGACTTCTTCGGTGAGCTCGGCCAGATGAGCTTTCAGAAGTACATGGAGGCGAACAAGGAGAAGCCGCTTGGTTGGGTGTTTATCGACAAGAACACGGATCCGACGCTGAAGAAGTCGCTCGAGGCGGTAGCGGAGAAGTATCGCTCGCAGGTGCTGATGACGTACATTGATGGCGATCAGTACCGACCTGTCTCGCGCCAGCTGGGTATTCCTGAAGGTGCGGAATTCCCGGCGTTCGTGGTCGACCACGATCGCCGCCATCATGTGATGCCAGTCGACATCCCAGTCACGGTCGAGTCAATCACTGAATTTATTGAGAAGTACATCAAAGGCGAAACGAAGCAGACCTTGATGTCTGACGAGGTCCCCACCACGGAAACGGTGAACGGCCTCACGACAGTTGTGGGCCAGACAATCTCCAAGTACACAGACGGCAAGCAGAACGTGATGCTGCTCTTCTACGCGCCGTGGTGCGGGCACTGTCAGAAGCTGCATCCCGATTACGAGAAGATGGCCAAGAATCTCCAGTCCGAGAACGTGATGATTGCGAAGATGGATGCCACGACGAACGACTTCGACCGCGAGAAGTTTCAGGTGTCCGGCTTCCCAACGATATATTTCATTCCAGCTGGCAAGCCGCCGATGGTGTACGAGGGAGGCCGGAGCGCtaaagagatggaggagtTCGTGAAGTCCCACATGACAACTTCCtccggcagcagtgacgagGGTGACTTGTAG
- a CDS encoding delta-6 fatty acid desaturase, putative (TriTrypDB/GeneDB-style sysID: LpmP.35.7160), whose protein sequence is MVFELTPPYAYQSSLPKCVIRIDDNWYDCTSWRNSHPGGAQMCDEFHGKDATDAFYSLHSVEAIQKLKRMKALPLKEGDGPRDQVSLNFEKLVQQLRSEGWFERRWIIDFSRNIIPVIVLYVVGTYLSYSRPFMAVILIGLGMQQGGWLAHDFTHARGRFARFLATTLGGMLNAFSVEWWSNKHNTHHIFVNRKGMDADIHNEPALFLWVPDVSEDFACRRYQHTFYLAAYSLLYVSWRMQSLRFAVSSGNRLELSMMALNYLWLALLPWKVSLGSVLLGGFCVAVVVTANHQTEEMIEHDEPYNYVVDQHRATCGVHCSNPFFEWFFGGMQYQLEHHLFPMVPRYRYPKLRRILRKFAEDNGLPFHVEGVWKITKMNFDVLYRVATKPAVNSVEARKRK, encoded by the coding sequence ATGGTCTTTGAGCTCACTCCGCCGTACGCGTATCAGAGTTCTTTGCCGAAGTGCGTAATTCGCATTGACGACAATTGGTACGATTGCACGTCCTGGCGAAACTCGCACCCCGGTGGTGCGCAGATGTGTGATGAGTTCCATGGAAAGGATGCCACAGATGCGTTCTACTCGCTGCACTCGGTGGAGGCGATTCAGAAGCTGAAGCGTATGAAGGCACTGCCGCTCAAGGAGGGCGATGGACCTCGCGATCAGGTGTCGCTGAACTTTGAGAAGCTCGTCCAGCAGTTGCGAAGTGAGGGATGGTTTGAGCGGAGGTGGATTATCGACTTTTCACGGAATATTATTCCTGTCATCGTGCTCTACGTTGTGGGAACGTACCTGAGCTACTCACGTCCTTTCATGGCCGTGATTCTTATCGGACTGGGCATGCAGCAGGGTGGCTGGCTAGCGCATGATTTCACGCATGCCCGCGGCAGGTTTGCCCGCTTCCTCGCCACCACGCTCGGAGGCATGCTCAACGCCTTCTCGGTGGAGTGGTGGTCAAATAAGCACAACACTCATCATATTTTTGTGAATCGAAAAGGCATGGACGCTGATATCCACAACGAGCCTGCCCTGTTCCTCTGGGTACCGGATGTGTCCGAGGACTTTGCGTGCCGCCGCTATCAGCACACCTTCTACCTTGCCGCGTACTCCCTTCTCTACGTTTCGTGGCGGATGCAGTCGCTGCGCTTTGCAGTGAGTAGCGGCAATAGGCTGGAGCTCTCGATGATGGCGCTTAACTACCTGTGGttggcgctgttgccgtgGAAGGTTTCCTTGGGCAGCGTGCTCCTTGGCGGTTTCTgtgtcgctgtggtggtgacggcgaaCCACCAGACAGAGGAGATGATCGAGCATGACGAGCCGTACAACTACGTTGTCGATCAACATCGCGCCACTTGCGGTGTCCACTGCTCCAACCCCTTCTTTGAGTGGTTCTTTGGGGGTATGCAATACCAGCTGGAGCATCACCTTTTCCCGATGGTTCCCCGCTACCGTTACCCGAAGCTGCGACGTATTCTGCGCAAGTTCGCCGAGGATAATGGGCTGCCGTTCCACGTTGAAGGAGTCTGGAAGATCACCAAGATGAACTTTGATGTCTTGTACCGCGTCGCCACGAAGCCTGCTGTGAATTCAGTGGAGGCTAGGAAACGTAAGTAG
- a CDS encoding hypothetical protein (TriTrypDB/GeneDB-style sysID: LpmP.35.7170), translating into MSTGPQESIDELRSELQQLENLLMKREEALLHKRQQSQRLNSDLADAHLETASQEASKATASDAYRAASRAKQVLENNQAQSSQSLRPNREEYVSQLIEADGAKKSVEAEAGEISARIKGLKEKKVDVQKRLTVARLVSMLDDLQNLLKQKVYGPSGGEETRAQELLKTVQELSRERERTIHFLSKKEREMAALINLKQQRVEELRSEFTRNVSTYADSNIKELFGVAQRIQVERSQLLSEIERLEEANQKIVDVLTDTKYTTESAIKDRDTALSGVTMMGVSLNPEKESLQLRERINKANSERRMYMLKTEELQGNIDEATLAYSACMSKLRKEFLLYQDESIRFEKENKKLKDLCDALARSLGD; encoded by the coding sequence ATGTCAACGGGTCCTCAGGAGTCTATCGATGAGCTGCGGagtgagctgcagcagttAGAAAACTTACTCatgaagcgagaggaggcgctTCTGCACAAAAGACAGCAGTCTCAGAGGCTTAACAGTGATCTGGCAGACGCTCACCTCGAGACAGCTTCGCAAGAAGCGTCGAAGGCGACCGCTAGCGATGCGTACCGAGCTGCATCCCGCGCGAAGCAGGTGCTCGAAAACAACCAGGCACAAAGCAGCCAGTCTTTGAGGCCGAATAGGGAGGAGTATGTTAGCCAGCTAATAGAGGCGGACGGCGCGAAAAAGAGTGTTGAGGCAGAGGCCGGGGAGATTTCTGCTCGGATCAAAGGGctgaaggagaaaaaagtggACGTGCAGAAGCGCCTTACGGTGGCTCGTCTCGTGTCAATGCTGGACGATTTGCAAAACCTGCTGAAGCAAAAAGTGTACGGCCCGAGCGGTGGCGAGGAGACACGGGCACAGGAGCTTCTGAAGACCGTGCAGGAGTTGTCTCGGGAGCGCGAGCGCACGATTCACTTTCTTTCgaagaaggagcgagagatgGCCGCCCTTATCAActtgaagcagcagcgtgtcgaggagctgcgaaGTGAGTTCACACGGAATGTGAGCACGTATGCGGACTCGAACATCAAGGAGCTGTTTGGTGTCGCACAGCGCATCCAGGTGGAGCGCAGCCAGCTTCTGAGTGAAATCGAGCGTCTTGAGGAGGCAAATCAAAAGATTGTCGATGTCCTAACAGATACCAAGTACACCACAGAGTCGGCGATCAAAGATCGTGATACGGCGCTGTCGGGCGTCACAATGATGGGCGTTTCGCTGAATCCAGAAAAGGAGAGCTTGCAGTTGCGCGAGCGCATTAATAAGGCCAACTCAGAGCGTCGAATGTACATGCTGAAAACCGAGGAGTTGCAGGGAAACATTGACGAGGCGACGTTGGCGTACAGCGCCTGTATGTCAAAGCTTCGCAAGGAGTTTCTTCTCTACCAAGATGAGAGCATCCGTTTTGAGAAGGAGAACAAGAAGCTTAAAGACCTTTGCGACGCTCTCGCTAGGTCGCTCGGTGACTAG
- a CDS encoding hypothetical protein (TriTrypDB/GeneDB-style sysID: LpmP.35.7180) encodes MFQSGSSARPKLEPAAAGSYQPAQISREKYEKIVQGRNRFFLTAIGSVALFLGISSLPQFLIYRCARQLYRKYCHGKVLDLSPKLYDEKDVALYEMSKSVCVEFLIEEKVVDDGHYRSSEALPEEEQEKRRRAMTLDFMIRNDHNWVGSTVNFATVLRADTQLSGFQKYDCVLLRDELLNLNETKARNLFDSAVQYVKEDGLFLVMDVGKATYPRLNKLARWFNNATNSNMCFVHDYHGWISESMLYDVKEEQRCLFGFYYALVLQPRKASPPMPPKTAAPVTEAFEGQPLSHRNSAS; translated from the coding sequence ATGTTTcaaagcggcagcagcgcgaggccGAAGCTAgagcctgcagcagctggctcATATCAGCCGGCACAGATTTCGCGGGAAAAGTACGAAAAGATTGTTCAGGGCAGAAATCGCTTCTTCTTGACTGCCATCGGCAGTGTCGCGCTTTTCTTGGGCATTAgctctcttcctcagttTCTCATCTATCGATGTGCGCGCCAGCTGTACCGAAAGTACTGTCACGGTAAGGTACTCGACCTTTCTCCGAAGCTGTATGACGAAAAGGACGTAGCGTTGTACGAGATGTCCAAGTCTGTTTGTGTTGAGTTTCTAATCGAGGAAAAGGTTGTAGACGATGGTCACTACCGCTCAAGTGAGGCGCTgccagaggaggagcaggagaaacggcggcgcgccatgACGCTTGATTTTATGATTCGTAACGACCATAACTGGGTTGGCAGTACGGTGAATTTCGCTACCGTTCTacgtgcagacacacagcTCTCTGGCTTTCAGAAGTACGACTGCGTGCTTCTTCGTGACGAGCTCCTCAACCTGAACGAAACCAAGGCCCGCAATCTCTTTGATTCTGCAGTGCAGTACGTGAAGGAGGACGGACTGTTTCTTGTTATGGATGTCGGCAAGGCAACGTATCCGCGGCTGAACAAGCTGGCTCGCTGGTTTAACAATGCTACAAACAGTAATATGTGTTTTGTGCACGACTATCACGGGTGGATTAGTGAGAGTATGCTGTACGATGTCAAGGAGGAACAGAGATGCCTTTTCGGTTTCTACTACGCCCTTGTTCTTCAGCCGCGGAAGGCCTCGCCGCCGATGCCACCGAAGACGGCAGCGCCCGTGACAGAGGCATTCGAGGGACAACCACTGTCTCATCGTAACAGTGCATCATAG
- a CDS encoding eukaryotic translation initiation factor 3 subunit 8, putative (TriTrypDB/GeneDB-style sysID: LpmP.35.7190), producing MNFFAISSSDSDSESEKSLLREEVPETQINPFWFEWTDEEELEERQEVIPKKEKAANSIQALCDTFDYNAGNQSWHEALETFKHMRDEVHNFVRKYKVAPQALQNCLQDMPNLAEYLEGKGREDFANRLEFKSLKDLVALVEETEKLYKKELEELAKGPENEDGVQDEDEDAGAELTESEYAQILEDISGSREVNLVGKIEKVIRACGRKGYTNLEISAMGIAVSTVLRRDSRKLLVSSDTWERAFKWGAKFFSRMIAATNVRFVEDSSSVSARNIVVPGGIHGFLTYLHTELVNKSKFEEVASQEYLKIIAFENDLAVLADRALGYYQVRKRTEPLKACIAILFDILGQRRQEAHQLFYNSLSSTDTLTIISESVFDTVRALHKLSLQVKPSAALSVSGVCHVAYQYGLCGLYREGRDYLLRTGVANSITVADAPLAILLNRAIAQLGLAAFIAGDIPTAHQLLRTIWSLRSNQVLIGQSPPPKSVLDDEHAEMEYRHLLLPPHMYMPIAQLELASVLSGLIMGVKMEAQNPYERNHMERYVYNTVTRTPDLMGKPFSFKEQVAVAYEHLKAGNYISAKEQVEAMTTFDTLPSGKEARRLYLQTLKEVALLVFCYSNRTSFSTMSVANLAIKFDMEESDVRRSVNEMLSENTTLSAYWDRDDAYLYLDRNNATRLQHLVKGTSESISILAKHCESRLRAGGGRGRGRSGAAGGRGGAGGRGAGGRGRGGR from the coding sequence ATGAACTTCTTCGCGATCAGCTCCAGCGATAGCGACAGTGAGTCAGAGAAGAGCCTGCTccgcgaggaggtgccggAGACGCAGATCAACCCATTCTGGTTTGAGTGGAcggatgaggaggagcttGAGGAGCGCCAGGAGGTGATTcccaaaaaagaaaaggcggcCAACTCTATTCAAGCGCTCTGCGACACGTTCGACTACAATGCTGGCAACCAGTCGTGGCATGAGGCGCTCGAAACGTTTAAGCACATGCGCGATGAGGTACACAACTTTGTACGGAAGTACAAGGTGGCGCCGCAGGCACTGCAGAACTGCCTTCAGGACATGCCAAACTTGGCGGAGTATCTGGAGGGCAAGGGGCGCGAGGACTTTGCGAATCGCTTGGAGTTTAAGAGCCTGAAGGACCTTGTCGCCTTGGTcgaggagacggagaagcTCTACAAaaaggagctggaggagctggcaaAGGGCCCGGAGAACGAAGACGGTGtgcaggacgaggacgaggatgcTGGTGCGGAGCTGACCGAGTCTGAGTACGCGCAGATCCTCGAGGACATCTCCGGCTCCCGCGAAGTGAATCTGGTGGGCAAGATCGAGAAGGTGATTCGCGCGTGTGGCCGCAAGGGGTACACGAACCTGGAGATCTCCGCCATGGGTATTGCGGTCTCGACTGTTCTGCGGCGCGACAGCCGCAAGCTGCTGGTGAGCTCCGACACCTGGGAGCGTGCCTTCAAGTGGGGTGCCAAGTTCTTCAGTCGCATGATCGCCGCCACTAACGTGCGCTTCGTTGAGGACTCATCGTCGGTGAGCGCACGTAACATTGTCGTGCCGGGCGGCATCCACGGCTTTTTGACGTACCTGCACACAGAGCTAGTGAACAAGTCGAAGTTCGAGGAGGTGGCCAGCCAGGAGTACCTTAAGATCATCGCCTTCGAGAACGACCTCGCTGTTCTCGCTGATCGTGCCCTAGGTTACTATCAGGTCCGCAAGAGGACTGAGCCGTTAAAGGCGTGCATTGCCATCCTCTTCGATATTCTCGGCCAGCGCCGTCAGGAGGCTCATCAGCTTTTCTACAActcgctctcctcgacaGACACTCTCACCATTATCTCAGAGTCTGTCTTTGATACTGTTCGCGCTCTCCACAAGCTTAGCCTTCAAGTAAAGCCAAGTGCTGCCCTTTCAGTGTCGGGTGTGTGTCACGTTGCATACCAGTACGGCCTTTGTGGCCTGTACCGCGAGGGTCGCGACTACCTGCTGCGAACGGGTGTGGCCAACAGCATCACTGTCGCCGATGCCCCACTAGCAATCCTGCTAAATAGGGCCATTGCGCAGCTCGGGTTGGCTGCGTTCATCGCGGGAGACATTCCTACGGCGCACCAATTGCTGCGCACCATCTGGAGCCTTCGGTCAAACCAGGTGCTGATCGGGCAGTCGCCACCGCCCAAGTCGGTACTCGATGACGAGCACGCGGAGATGGAGTACCGCCACttgcttcttcctccccacaTGTACATGCCCATCGCGCAGCTGGAACTGGCGTCCGTCCTCTCTGGCCTCATCATGGGTGTGAAGATGGAGGCGCAGAATCCGTACGAGCGCAATCACATGGAGCGCTACGTGTACAACACTGTCACGCGTACGCCAGATCTCATGGGAAAGCCGTTCTCCTTCAAGGAGCAGGTGGCTGTTGCGTACGAGCACTTGAAGGCTGGTAATTACATCAGTGCCAaggagcaggtggaggcgatgacCACGTTCGACACGCTCCCATCGGGCAAGGAGGCGCGCAGACTGTATCTGCAGACCCTGAAGGAGGTTGCACTGCTCGTTTTCTGCTACTCGAACCGTACAAGTTTCTCAACCATGTCCGTCGCCAACCTGGCCATCAAGTTTGACATGGAGGAAAGCGACGTGCGTCGGTCAGTCAACGAGATGCTGTCGGAGAACACCACGCTCAGCGCGTACTGGGACCGCGATGACGCGTACTTGTACCTGGACCGAAATAATGCGACGCGCCTCCAGCACTTGGTGAAGGGGACGTCGGAAAGCATCTCCATTTTGGCAAAGCACTGTGAAAGCCGCCTTCGTGCAGGCGGTGGCCGTGGCCGCGgtcgcagtggtgctgctggtggccgaggcggtgctggcggccgTGGTGCCGGTGGACGTGGCCGTGGCGGCCGTTAG
- a CDS encoding U1A small nuclear ribonucleoprotein, putative (TriTrypDB/GeneDB-style sysID: LpmP.35.7200), producing MEFIEVTNVAFPVGLEHTRRTLLRLFERVQSVEDIVVDVRQSRAMISFTESSAAQEALVLLDGFPLFGRALCLHVSPPPASPIRGYIVATKPSKYLLVRNTPYLTVVVKLKHIAGVVAITSAGVNSCFVVAESVEDTILLKEVLLSHPSRWGTEVFVSYLRKLP from the coding sequence ATGGAGTTTATCGAGGTGACTAATGTAGCGTTCCCCGTAGGGCTCGAACATACTCGACGCACACTTTTGAGGCTGTTCGAGAGGGTGCAATCTGTGGAGGATATTGTGGTGGATGTGCGACAGAGTCGGGCGATGATTTCCTTCACAGAATCCTCGGCGGCACAGGAGGCGTTGGTATTGCTTGACGGTTTTCCGCTTTTTGGACGGGCACTGTGTCTGCATGTCTCACCTCCACCAGCTTCACCGATTCGTGGGTACATTGTGGCGACAAAGCCCTCAAAGTACCTGCTCGTGCGCAACACACCCTATCTGACCGTGGTGGTGAAGCTGAAGCACATTGCCGGCGTTGTCGCGATCACATCAGCGGGGGTGAACAGCTGCTTTGTCGTGGCGGAGTCTGTTGAGGATACGATACTCCTGAAGGAGGTACTGCTGTCTCACCCCAGCAGGTGGGGTACTGAGGTGTTTGTGTCTTACCTGCGAAAGCTGCCGTGA